A window of Triplophysa dalaica isolate WHDGS20190420 chromosome 7, ASM1584641v1, whole genome shotgun sequence contains these coding sequences:
- the cbx2 gene encoding chromobox protein homolog 2 produces the protein MEELSAVGEQVFDAECILNKRVKKGKLEYLVKWRGWSSKHNSWEPQENLLDPRLLAAFNKREQEIDILITKRGKRPRGRPRKILEAIPSESKSSSSSSSSSGSSSSSSSSSSSSSSEDDEDDLDRSPKPSPRPRELHPVPQKKAQIVLAKPEPPKKRGRRPLPPELKALRQAKGQRKFFKATPKDFRNIKKPLMPASFTFTGLNRGSFTHSPSGKSSLSSAGRSGGSASSPLSRPPQSKPASDFTLSVSDMSSCGADSKTPSCKSPGVAALNVHNMTNGSIGQTQSAKHESSDQRAALPKSPSNSFSSLKTPSSLQALNLQSVNKTPPANDSTHPKSAPSPARKSSSGFNTRQEPSPAPNNIPTKYTPNQPIMKSPKRDRSKPEEARDLTERFGKKSQGDVAVQTPTSETRDSQDKQVGKQVKTLSELSTGEEGSSSDSDHDSSFPNNNQELSISGQDWKPTRNLIEHVFVTDVTANLVTVTVKESPTSVGFFSIRNF, from the exons ATGGAGGAGTTGAGCGCGGTGGGTGAACAGGTTTTTGATGCCGAGTGTATCCTCAACAAACGCGTGAAGAAG GGCAAACTGGAGTATCTGGTGAAGTGGAGGGGATGGTCGTCCAA GCATAACAGTTGGGAACCTCAGGAAAACCTTCTTGACCCGAGACTATTGGCTGCGTTTAACAAGAG GGAGCAGGAGATAGACATCTTGATCACAAAAAGAGGAAAGAGGCCTCGTGGGCGACCCAGAAAAATATTG GAAGCCATTCCATCAGAGTCAAAATCCAGCAgttcttcatcttcatcctctggttcatcttcctcatcctcgtcctcatcgtcatcatcatcctcGGAAGATGACGAAGATGACCTTGACAGGAGCCCGAAGCCCAGTCCTCGACCACGAGAGCTTCACCCCGTCCCTCAGAAGAAAGCACAGATCGTTTTGGCCAAGCCAGAGCCTCCTAAGAAGCGAGGGAGGAGGCCGTTGCCTCCGGAACTGAAGGCGCTGCGACAGGCCAAAGGTCAGCGAAAGTTTTTCAAAGCCACGCCGAAAGACTTCCGCAACATTAAGAAACCGCTCATGCCCGCTAGCTTTACCTTCACCGGGTTGAACAGAGGATCTTTTACGCACAGTCCATCTGGGAAGAGTTCGCTAAGTTCAGCTGGGCGCTCTGGCGGATCCGCGTCCTCGCCGCTAAGCCGCCCACCGCAAAGCAAACCCGCTTCTGATTTTACACTCTCAGTGTCGGATATGAGCAGCTGTGGGGCTGATTCAAAAACACCATCGTGCAAGTCTCCAGGAGTGGCTGCTTTAAATGTTCACAACATGACAAACGGGAGCATCGGACAAACGCAGTCGGCGAAACATGAAAGTTCTGATCAGAGAGCAGCTCTCCCGAAATCACCCTCAAACTCCTTTTCATCTCTGAAAACTCCCTCCAGCCTTCAGGCACTCAATCTGCAGAGCGTCAACAAGACCCCTCCTGCTAACGACAGTACTCATCCAAAAAGTGCCCCTAGCCCGGCCAGAAAGAGTAGTTCGGGATTTAACACGAGGCAAGAGCCGAGTCCTGCACCCAACAACATCCCAACTAAATACACACCCAACCAACCAATCATGAAGAGTCCAAAGCGGGACCGATCCAAACCGGAAGAAGCCAGGGATTTAACCGAGAGATTTGGAAAGAAGAGTCAAGGCGACGTGGCCGTTCAGACTCCAACGTCAGAGACGCGAGATTCCCAAGACAAACAAGTTGGAAAACAAGTCAAGACCTTGAGCGAGCTCAGCACCGGAGAGGAGGGCAGTAGCTCGGATTCTGACCACGATTCCTCGTTTCCCAATAACAACCAAGAGCTGTCCATCTCAGGTCAGGACTGGAAGCCGACGCGCAACCTGATCGAGCACGTGTTTGTCACGGATGTGACCGCGAACCTCGTGACGGTAACGGTGAAGGAGTCGCCCACCAGCGTGGGATTCTTCAGCATCCGTAATTTCTGA